One genomic window of Micromonospora sp. WMMD1128 includes the following:
- a CDS encoding YfbU family protein codes for MAVLNIRVDDRVRDQLKEMADDEGVTLSEFVRDLLMEAVVPVYEREGKHGDEPAPESMRIVDRQVLSLLHRILGRVLPEDANDVDGDLAYQLMRARILEAGFTGEYWYEVAGFNTELSKRDCGRVSDILQMFRIITYSIDHLSKEGTPVNDELAFELEFRGFDHNDALEGHMASYVDFLMRDDRWTELKPQLERNDNGNSHSRVLDTYLRMLSEFRRIMDGRERGFGRPDYLLSLKELEQIAAARIHPSNRRQAQS; via the coding sequence ATGGCTGTGCTGAATATTCGAGTGGACGATCGAGTCCGTGATCAGCTCAAGGAGATGGCGGACGACGAGGGCGTGACCCTCAGCGAGTTCGTCCGCGACCTGCTCATGGAGGCCGTCGTGCCCGTTTACGAGCGGGAGGGCAAGCACGGCGACGAGCCCGCACCGGAAAGCATGCGGATCGTGGACCGGCAGGTGCTCTCCCTTCTGCACCGGATCCTCGGCCGCGTGCTACCGGAGGACGCCAACGACGTGGACGGTGACCTCGCCTACCAGCTGATGCGGGCGCGCATCCTTGAGGCTGGCTTTACCGGCGAGTACTGGTACGAGGTGGCAGGCTTCAACACGGAGCTGTCGAAGCGGGACTGCGGGCGGGTGTCGGACATTCTCCAGATGTTCCGCATCATCACCTACAGCATCGACCATCTCTCGAAGGAGGGGACGCCCGTCAACGACGAGCTGGCGTTCGAACTCGAGTTCCGGGGGTTCGATCACAACGATGCGCTGGAAGGGCACATGGCGAGCTACGTCGACTTCCTGATGCGCGATGACCGTTGGACGGAACTCAAGCCCCAGTTGGAGCGCAACGACAACGGGAACTCGCATTCGCGCGTGCTCGACACGTACCTGCGGATGCTGTCCGAGTTTCGTCGCATCATGGACGGCCGCGAGCGGGGGTTCGGTCGTCCGGACTACCTGCTGTCGCTCAAGGAGTTGGAGCAGATTGCCGCGGCGCGCATCCACCCGTCCAACCGTCGCCAGGCGCAGAGCTGA
- a CDS encoding YqgE/AlgH family protein: MQGEGQAIGGRAMESMTGRLLVATPVLKDPNFDRTVVLLVAHEPGGALGVVLNRATEVAVADVLGDWSDLARDPAVLFEGGPVQPDSAICLARMRHPVKPVRGFHRVSGAVGTIDLSVDPEKLRDAVGGIRVFAGYSGWGAGQLEREIEEGSWFVLDALPGDAFVDRPDDLWPMVLRRQGGMMAAVAHFPPDVALN, translated from the coding sequence ATGCAGGGTGAGGGGCAGGCGATCGGTGGCCGAGCCATGGAGTCGATGACCGGACGGCTGCTGGTCGCGACCCCCGTGCTTAAGGACCCGAACTTCGACCGTACGGTCGTGCTTCTGGTCGCGCACGAGCCCGGCGGCGCCCTCGGCGTGGTCCTCAACCGGGCCACCGAGGTCGCGGTGGCCGACGTCCTCGGCGACTGGAGCGACCTGGCGCGCGACCCCGCGGTGCTCTTCGAGGGCGGCCCGGTGCAGCCCGACTCCGCCATCTGCCTGGCCCGGATGCGCCACCCGGTCAAACCGGTCCGGGGCTTCCACCGAGTCTCCGGCGCGGTCGGCACCATCGACCTCTCGGTCGACCCGGAGAAGCTGCGGGACGCCGTCGGTGGGATCCGGGTGTTCGCCGGCTACTCCGGCTGGGGTGCCGGGCAGTTGGAGCGGGAGATCGAGGAAGGGTCCTGGTTCGTGCTTGACGCGCTCCCCGGCGACGCCTTCGTCGACCGGCCGGATGATCTCTGGCCGATGGTGCTGCGCCGGCAGGGCGGCATGATGGCGGCGGTGGCCCACTTCCCGCCGGACGTGGCGCTCAACTGA
- a CDS encoding S-methyl-5'-thioadenosine phosphorylase: MATEAELAVIGGSGLYALLDGVEHVVDTPYGAPSDPITVAEVGGRRVAFLPRHGRDHRYPPHRIPYRANLWALRALGVRQVLAPCAVGGLRPELGPGTFVVPDQLIDRTSGRAQTYYDRGAVHVSFADPYCPAGRRTLLSAAAGRGVPAVDGGTVVVVEGPRFSTRAESRWFASIGGTVVNMTGHPEAVLARELALCYTSIALVTDLDAGVEAGEEVTQEEVFGVFAENTDRLRGLLLDAVAALPTERDCRCDAALDGITLPFPLP, encoded by the coding sequence ATGGCGACGGAGGCCGAACTGGCGGTGATCGGTGGGTCGGGTCTCTACGCCCTGCTCGACGGCGTGGAGCACGTGGTGGACACTCCGTACGGCGCGCCGTCGGATCCGATCACGGTCGCCGAGGTGGGCGGGCGACGGGTGGCGTTCCTGCCGCGACACGGCCGCGACCACAGGTATCCGCCGCACCGGATCCCCTACCGGGCCAACCTCTGGGCGTTGCGCGCCCTCGGCGTACGCCAGGTGCTGGCGCCGTGCGCGGTCGGCGGTCTCCGGCCGGAGTTGGGGCCGGGCACGTTCGTGGTGCCGGACCAGTTGATCGACCGCACCAGCGGGCGGGCGCAGACCTACTACGACCGGGGCGCGGTGCACGTGTCCTTCGCCGACCCGTACTGCCCGGCCGGGCGGCGGACGCTGCTGTCGGCGGCGGCCGGCCGGGGCGTGCCGGCGGTGGACGGCGGGACGGTGGTGGTGGTCGAGGGGCCGCGCTTCTCGACCCGGGCGGAGTCGCGCTGGTTCGCCTCGATCGGCGGCACGGTCGTCAACATGACCGGGCACCCGGAGGCGGTGCTCGCCCGCGAGTTGGCGCTCTGTTACACCTCGATCGCGCTCGTCACCGACCTGGACGCGGGTGTCGAGGCGGGCGAGGAGGTCACCCAGGAGGAGGTGTTCGGCGTCTTCGCCGAGAACACCGACCGGCTGCGCGGGCTGCTGCTCGACGCGGTCGCCGCGCTGCCCACCGAGCGGGACTGCCGCTGCGACGCCGCGTTGGACGGCATCACGCTGCCGTTCCCCCTGCCGTGA
- the mdlC gene encoding benzoylformate decarboxylase yields MATVREATHDLLRALGLTTVFGNPGSTEEPFLADFPSDFRYVHALQEASAVAMADGYAQGTGRPAHVNLHTAPGVGNGMGNLVTAWHNRTPLIVSAGQQTREMLLIEPRLASPRAVELPQPYVKWAHEPTRAQDIPAAFMRAYATAVQPPAGPVFLSLPMDDWDRVAGPPPQVRTVATRFGPDPDRLRGFATALAASRAPALVLGAAVDRAGAWPAAVALAERLAAPVWAAPAPERAVFPERHPLFRGVLPYAIGPLSEALRGHDTVLVVGAPVFRYYPHVPGDFLPEGTRLLHVTDDPDEAGRAPVGESLLGDAGLTMAALRELLPPSDRPTPPPREPPPEPELTDPPGADTLFGALAAAWPADGVLVQESPSNLSALRRRLRIDRPRSYFTMASGGLGFGLPAAVGLALAERDTGRGRPVVAVIGDGSFHYSVQALWTAARLRLPLPVVVPVNQQYAILKAFAELKHTPGVPALDLPGLDVTAVARGYGCAAEVVSPDRLGAALADALAADRPTVLAAPISTEVPRIL; encoded by the coding sequence ATGGCGACGGTGCGCGAGGCCACCCACGACCTGCTGCGCGCGCTCGGGCTGACCACCGTCTTCGGCAACCCCGGCTCGACCGAGGAGCCGTTCCTCGCCGACTTCCCGAGCGACTTCCGCTACGTGCACGCGCTTCAGGAGGCGTCGGCGGTCGCCATGGCCGACGGCTACGCGCAGGGCACCGGCCGACCCGCACACGTCAACCTGCACACCGCGCCGGGCGTCGGCAACGGCATGGGCAACCTCGTCACCGCCTGGCACAACCGGACCCCGCTGATCGTCAGCGCCGGCCAGCAGACCCGCGAGATGCTGCTGATCGAGCCCCGCCTGGCCAGCCCCCGGGCGGTCGAGCTGCCCCAGCCGTACGTCAAGTGGGCCCACGAGCCGACCCGCGCGCAGGACATCCCGGCGGCCTTCATGCGGGCGTACGCCACGGCGGTGCAGCCGCCCGCCGGGCCGGTCTTCCTCTCCCTGCCGATGGACGACTGGGACCGCGTCGCCGGCCCGCCGCCGCAGGTGCGTACCGTCGCCACCCGGTTCGGGCCGGACCCGGACCGGCTGCGCGGCTTCGCCACCGCGCTCGCCGCTTCCCGCGCCCCGGCGCTGGTGCTCGGCGCTGCCGTGGACCGGGCCGGCGCATGGCCGGCGGCCGTCGCGCTGGCCGAGCGGTTGGCCGCACCGGTGTGGGCCGCCCCGGCGCCGGAGCGGGCCGTCTTCCCCGAGCGCCACCCGCTGTTCCGCGGCGTCCTGCCGTACGCGATCGGGCCGCTGTCGGAGGCGCTGCGCGGACACGACACCGTGCTCGTGGTCGGCGCGCCGGTGTTCCGCTACTACCCGCACGTGCCGGGCGACTTTCTACCCGAGGGCACCCGGCTGCTGCACGTCACCGACGACCCCGACGAGGCGGGCCGGGCGCCGGTCGGGGAGAGCCTGCTCGGTGACGCCGGGCTGACCATGGCCGCGCTGCGGGAGCTGCTGCCGCCGAGCGACCGACCCACGCCGCCGCCCCGCGAGCCTCCGCCGGAGCCGGAGCTGACGGACCCGCCCGGCGCGGACACGCTCTTCGGGGCGCTCGCCGCCGCCTGGCCGGCGGACGGGGTGCTGGTGCAGGAGTCACCGTCCAACCTGTCCGCGTTGCGCCGCCGGCTGCGGATCGACCGGCCGCGTTCGTACTTCACGATGGCCAGCGGCGGCCTGGGCTTCGGGTTGCCGGCGGCGGTGGGCCTGGCGCTCGCCGAGCGGGACACCGGGCGCGGTCGGCCGGTGGTCGCGGTGATCGGCGACGGCTCCTTCCACTACTCGGTGCAGGCGCTGTGGACCGCGGCGCGGCTGCGGTTGCCGCTGCCCGTCGTGGTCCCGGTGAACCAGCAGTACGCGATCCTCAAGGCGTTCGCCGAGCTGAAGCACACGCCGGGCGTGCCGGCGCTGGACCTGCCCGGGCTGGACGTGACCGCGGTGGCACGCGGCTACGGCTGCGCCGCCGAGGTGGTGTCACCGGACCGGCTGGGCGCGGCGCTCGCCGACGCGCTGGCCGCGGACCGGCCCACGGTGCTGGCGGCACCGATCAGCACCGAGGTCCCCCGGATCCTGTGA